From one Pseudomonas sp. B21-048 genomic stretch:
- the mprF gene encoding bifunctional lysylphosphatidylglycerol flippase/synthetase MprF, which yields MRANSSDSQDTVTATQPIKAERLRLLDRISKYRQPIGLAVTLLLFAIALIACRHLLSELDLYALHDSILEVPKPALLGALGATVIGFIILLGYEWSASRYAGVTLAPRVLALGGFTAFAIGNAIGLSLLSGGSVRYRLYARHGVGASEVAHMTLFASLSLGCALPPLAALATLSNLPAASVALGFSETLLGAIAVAVLLLATVLAIGIYRRRVPEQPYPDNLLVKVGRRTLRLPGRRLTFLQLVITALDVAAAATVLYLLLPEAPPFGAFLLVYLLALAAGVLSHVPGGVGVFEAILLAAFADKIGAAPLAAALLLYRLIYVVLPLLVACVLLLINEGQRLFQTRQSLRATSGMAAPILAVLVFLSGVVLLFSGVTPEIDTRLEHIGFLIPHRLVDASHFGASLVGVLCLLLAQGLRRRLSAAWMLTTILLLVGALLSLLKGFDWEEACLMTLTASLLGVFRRSFYRPSRLTEVPFSPLYLVASLCVLGASIWLLLFAYQDVPYSHQLWWQFTLDADAPRGLRSLLGAAVLLVVVSLTWLLRTARPVIHLPTPDELDRAVKILMASSQPDGGLALTGDKALLFHPNDEAFLMYARRGRSLVALYDPIGPTQQRAEMIWQFRDLCDIHHARPVFYQVRAENLPYYMDIGLTAIKLGEEARVDLHRFDLEAKGKEMKDLRYTWNRGTRDGLSLEIHEPGQAPMDELKVISDAWLTGKNVREKGFSLGRFSDDYLKHFRVAVIRFEGRPVAFANLLETYGHDLASLDLMRAHPDAPKLTMEYMMVGLIQHYKNHGYARFSLGMVPLSGLQPRRGAPLTQRLGSMVFRRGEQLYNFQGLRRFKDKFQPDWEPRYMAVPAGLDPLVALADTAALIAGGLTGLVKR from the coding sequence ATGCGCGCCAACTCGTCTGATTCACAAGACACCGTCACAGCGACACAACCGATCAAAGCCGAGCGTCTGCGCTTGCTGGATCGAATCAGCAAATACCGTCAACCCATCGGTCTGGCGGTTACATTGCTGTTGTTCGCCATTGCGCTGATTGCCTGTCGTCACCTGCTCAGCGAACTCGATCTGTACGCGCTGCACGACTCGATTCTGGAAGTGCCGAAACCGGCCTTGCTGGGTGCGCTCGGTGCGACCGTGATCGGCTTCATCATTCTGCTGGGTTACGAATGGTCGGCCAGCCGTTATGCCGGCGTGACGCTGGCGCCGCGAGTATTGGCATTGGGCGGCTTCACCGCGTTCGCCATTGGCAATGCCATCGGCCTTTCGCTGTTATCGGGCGGCTCGGTTCGCTACCGTTTATATGCACGTCATGGTGTGGGGGCTTCAGAAGTCGCGCACATGACCCTGTTCGCCAGCCTCTCGCTCGGTTGCGCCCTTCCGCCCCTGGCCGCCCTCGCCACCCTCAGCAACCTGCCCGCCGCCTCCGTGGCCCTGGGTTTCTCCGAGACGTTGCTGGGTGCGATTGCAGTGGCTGTGCTGCTGCTCGCCACGGTACTGGCCATCGGCATCTATCGCCGTCGCGTGCCGGAACAGCCTTACCCGGATAACCTGCTGGTCAAGGTCGGCCGCCGCACCTTGCGCCTGCCGGGTCGCCGCCTGACGTTCCTGCAACTGGTCATCACTGCCCTGGACGTGGCCGCCGCCGCGACCGTGCTCTATCTGTTGCTGCCGGAAGCGCCGCCTTTCGGCGCGTTCCTGCTGGTCTATCTATTGGCCTTGGCCGCTGGCGTGCTCAGCCATGTACCGGGCGGTGTCGGGGTGTTCGAAGCGATTTTGCTCGCTGCCTTCGCCGACAAAATCGGTGCCGCGCCACTGGCCGCCGCGCTGCTGCTCTACCGCCTGATCTACGTGGTGTTGCCGCTGCTGGTGGCTTGCGTACTGCTGCTGATCAACGAAGGCCAGCGCCTGTTTCAGACACGCCAGTCGCTACGTGCCACCTCTGGCATGGCCGCGCCGATTCTGGCGGTGCTGGTGTTTCTTTCTGGCGTGGTGCTACTGTTTTCCGGCGTGACGCCAGAAATCGATACCCGCCTTGAACACATCGGTTTTCTGATTCCGCATCGATTGGTCGACGCCTCGCACTTCGGCGCCAGCCTGGTGGGCGTGCTCTGCCTGCTGCTGGCTCAGGGGCTGCGTCGCCGCCTGTCGGCCGCGTGGATGCTGACCACCATTTTGCTGTTGGTCGGCGCCCTGCTCTCTCTGCTTAAAGGGTTCGACTGGGAAGAGGCATGCCTGATGACCCTGACGGCGAGTTTGCTGGGGGTTTTCCGACGTTCGTTCTATCGCCCCAGTCGCCTGACCGAAGTGCCGTTTTCGCCGCTGTACCTGGTGGCCAGTCTCTGCGTACTCGGCGCGTCGATCTGGCTGCTGCTGTTCGCCTATCAGGACGTTCCCTACAGCCATCAACTCTGGTGGCAGTTCACCCTCGACGCCGATGCCCCGCGAGGCCTGCGCTCGTTGCTCGGCGCCGCGGTCCTGCTGGTGGTAGTGTCCCTGACCTGGCTGCTGCGCACCGCGCGCCCGGTGATCCATCTGCCAACGCCCGATGAGCTGGACCGCGCGGTAAAGATTCTCATGGCCTCGTCCCAGCCAGATGGCGGCCTGGCCCTGACCGGTGACAAGGCGCTGCTGTTTCACCCCAACGACGAGGCGTTTCTGATGTATGCCCGCCGTGGCCGCAGCCTGGTGGCGTTGTATGACCCGATCGGCCCGACCCAGCAACGGGCGGAAATGATCTGGCAGTTCCGCGACCTCTGCGATATCCATCACGCCCGCCCTGTGTTTTATCAAGTACGTGCCGAGAACCTGCCGTACTACATGGACATCGGCCTGACCGCGATCAAGCTCGGCGAAGAAGCCCGGGTCGATTTGCACCGCTTTGATCTCGAAGCCAAAGGCAAAGAGATGAAGGACCTGCGCTACACCTGGAATCGTGGCACCCGTGATGGTCTGTCGCTGGAAATCCATGAGCCGGGGCAAGCGCCGATGGATGAGCTCAAGGTGATTTCCGATGCCTGGCTGACTGGTAAAAACGTGCGCGAGAAAGGCTTCTCGCTCGGGCGTTTCAGTGATGATTACCTCAAGCACTTCCGAGTTGCGGTGATTCGTTTCGAAGGACGCCCGGTGGCGTTCGCCAACCTGCTCGAGACCTACGGCCATGACCTGGCCAGCCTCGACCTGATGCGCGCGCACCCCGACGCCCCGAAGCTGACCATGGAGTACATGATGGTCGGCCTGATTCAACATTATAAAAATCATGGATACGCGCGCTTCAGCCTGGGCATGGTGCCGTTGTCGGGGTTGCAACCCCGGCGCGGCGCACCACTGACCCAGCGCTTGGGCTCGATGGTATTCCGCCGTGGTGAGCAGCTGTACAACTTCCAAGGTTTGCGCCGCTTCAAAGACAAGTTCCAGCCCGACTGGGAACCCCGTTATATGGCCGTGCCCGCCGGACTCGATCCGCTGGTGGCGCTGGCCGACACTGCCGCCCTGATTGCGGGTGGCTTGACTGGATTGGTGAAACGCTGA
- a CDS encoding DUF481 domain-containing protein — translation MLSRTLLCLAVISASTPLFADTVWLKNGDKLSGKITLFDGGKLLIQTSYAGAVPIDWKEVKTLESDQQLLVKQDAYTGEKAKSLHAAEEGKVTLANGDGPKTVELASIQQMLKPKPVVEDLVWKGNVDMALDYRRAEKDTDDYDVGFKTSARHGRWRHTAQGEYNREFQDDVVTTDNWRAEYALDRFLTEKWFWQGRLNYKRDKVEELSRQRTIGTGPGYQFWDNELGAFSLGSLLNNTDYEYSSGKKENFYSVAMKWDYSRYLIGKKVEFFTSGEVGKPLSGVADYALDAEAGLRYKVTDWASLNLKAERDIISASDEADLSKTRYTAGFGVAW, via the coding sequence ATGTTGTCCAGAACCTTGCTGTGCCTCGCTGTCATCAGTGCTTCCACTCCCTTGTTTGCCGATACGGTCTGGTTGAAGAACGGTGACAAGTTGAGTGGCAAAATCACGCTCTTCGACGGTGGCAAACTGTTGATCCAGACCTCGTATGCCGGGGCGGTTCCCATTGACTGGAAAGAGGTCAAAACACTGGAAAGCGATCAGCAACTGCTGGTCAAGCAGGATGCCTACACCGGCGAGAAGGCCAAGTCGCTGCACGCGGCAGAAGAGGGCAAGGTCACCTTGGCCAACGGCGACGGTCCCAAGACCGTGGAGCTTGCCAGTATCCAGCAGATGCTCAAGCCCAAGCCGGTGGTTGAGGATCTGGTGTGGAAAGGTAATGTCGACATGGCACTGGATTATCGACGGGCCGAAAAAGATACCGATGATTATGATGTCGGCTTCAAAACCAGCGCGCGTCATGGGAGATGGCGTCATACGGCGCAAGGTGAGTACAACCGCGAGTTCCAGGATGACGTCGTCACCACGGATAACTGGCGTGCGGAATATGCCCTCGACCGATTCCTCACCGAGAAGTGGTTCTGGCAAGGGCGTTTGAATTACAAGCGTGACAAGGTCGAAGAGCTTTCCCGGCAACGCACCATCGGTACCGGCCCCGGTTATCAATTCTGGGACAACGAGCTGGGCGCCTTCTCCCTGGGCTCGCTCCTGAACAACACGGACTATGAATACTCCAGCGGCAAAAAGGAAAACTTCTATTCCGTGGCAATGAAGTGGGATTACAGCCGTTACCTGATTGGCAAAAAGGTCGAATTCTTCACCAGTGGCGAAGTTGGAAAGCCGTTGTCGGGCGTGGCGGATTACGCCCTCGATGCCGAGGCCGGCCTGCGCTACAAAGTCACCGATTGGGCGTCGCTGAACCTGAAGGCCGAGAGAGACATCATCAGTGCTAGCGATGAGGCTGACCTGAGCAAGACCCGATACACCGCAGGGTTTGGCGTGGCCTGGTAA
- the dinB gene encoding DNA polymerase IV gives MTQRKIIHVDCDCFYAAIEMRDDPRLAGKPLAVGGSADRRGVIATCNYEARAYGVRSAMSSGHALKLCPDLTIVKPRMEAYREASKEIHTIFRDYTDLIEPLSLDEAYLDVSESAHFGGSATRIAQDIRRRVSNQLHITVSAGVAPNKFLAKIASDWKKPNGLFVITPDQVEDFVSGLPVSKLHGVGKVTADKLGRLGIVDCSHLREWDKLALVREFGSFGERLWSLARGIDERLVHNDSRRQSISVENTYDVDLPDLVSCLDKLPELLESLNSRMARIDSSYRPGKPFVKVKFHDFTQTTLEQAGAGRDLGSYQLLLTQAFNRGGKPVRLLGIGVRLEDLRGGFEQMELFER, from the coding sequence ATGACGCAGCGAAAAATCATCCACGTCGATTGTGACTGTTTTTACGCCGCCATCGAGATGCGTGACGACCCGCGCCTGGCCGGTAAGCCATTGGCGGTGGGCGGCTCGGCGGATCGGCGGGGAGTGATTGCCACCTGTAACTATGAAGCGCGGGCTTATGGTGTACGTTCGGCCATGTCTTCCGGACATGCCTTGAAACTGTGTCCGGACCTGACCATCGTCAAGCCGCGCATGGAAGCCTATCGCGAAGCATCGAAGGAAATTCATACGATCTTTCGCGATTACACCGACCTGATCGAGCCGCTTTCCCTGGATGAGGCCTACCTCGACGTGTCGGAGAGCGCGCATTTCGGCGGCAGCGCCACGCGAATCGCCCAGGACATTCGTCGCCGGGTCTCCAATCAGTTGCACATCACCGTGTCGGCCGGCGTGGCGCCGAACAAGTTTCTCGCCAAAATCGCCAGCGACTGGAAGAAGCCCAACGGCTTGTTCGTGATCACGCCGGATCAGGTGGAAGACTTTGTCAGTGGTTTGCCAGTGAGCAAGCTGCACGGCGTTGGCAAAGTGACCGCCGATAAACTGGGCAGGCTTGGCATCGTCGATTGCTCGCATTTGCGCGAATGGGACAAGTTGGCGCTGGTGCGCGAATTCGGCAGCTTCGGCGAGCGACTCTGGAGCCTGGCGCGTGGGATTGACGAGCGGTTGGTGCACAACGACAGTCGCCGGCAGTCGATCAGCGTCGAAAATACCTACGACGTGGACTTGCCTGATTTGGTGAGCTGTCTGGATAAATTGCCCGAGTTGCTGGAGTCCCTGAATAGCCGCATGGCACGGATCGACAGCAGCTATCGCCCGGGCAAGCCGTTCGTCAAAGTGAAATTTCATGACTTTACCCAGACTACGTTGGAGCAGGCCGGGGCGGGGCGGGATCTGGGGAGTTATCAGTTGCTGCTGACCCAGGCCTTCAACCGGGGCGGGAAACCGGTGCGGTTGTTGGGGATTGGGGTGAGGCTGGAGGATTTGCGGGGTGGGTTTGAGCAGATGGAGTTGTTTGAGCGGTAG
- a CDS encoding succinylglutamate desuccinylase/aspartoacylase family protein — translation MRHQIHDLLAPLPGTARQIHSFHFGPSSAKGKIYIQSSLHADELPGMLVAWHLKQRLAELEAAGRLRSEIVLVPVANPAGLEQVLMDVPLGRYELESGQNFNRWFVDLSEEVGNEIEGRLGDDPQRNLELIRDSLRKALARQTAGTQLQSQRLTLQRLACDADMVLDLHCDFEAVAHLYTTPEAWPQVEPLARYIGAEASLLATDSGGQSFDECFTLLWWQLKERFGEHFDIPLGSFSVTVELRGQGDVNHPLASLDCQALIDYLIHFGAIAGEPAPLPALPYPATPLAGVEPVATPVGGLLVFTALPGEYLEAGQLIAEVIDPINDRITPVHCSAAGLMYARSLRRMATAGMVIAHVAGAEAYRSGYLLSP, via the coding sequence ATGCGCCATCAGATTCATGACCTGCTGGCCCCGCTGCCGGGGACCGCGCGACAGATTCACAGCTTCCACTTCGGCCCGTCGTCGGCCAAAGGCAAGATTTACATCCAGTCCTCCCTGCATGCCGACGAACTGCCTGGCATGCTGGTGGCCTGGCACCTCAAGCAACGTCTGGCGGAGCTGGAAGCCGCCGGTCGGCTGCGCAGCGAAATCGTGTTGGTCCCCGTGGCTAACCCGGCGGGCCTGGAACAAGTGTTGATGGACGTTCCACTGGGCCGCTACGAGCTGGAAAGCGGGCAGAACTTCAATCGCTGGTTCGTCGACTTGAGTGAAGAAGTCGGCAACGAGATCGAAGGCCGGCTCGGCGACGATCCGCAACGCAACCTCGAATTGATCCGCGACAGCCTGCGCAAGGCTTTGGCACGGCAAACCGCAGGCACGCAACTGCAATCCCAACGCCTGACCCTGCAACGGCTGGCCTGCGATGCGGACATGGTGCTGGACCTGCATTGCGATTTCGAAGCCGTCGCGCACCTTTACACCACGCCCGAGGCCTGGCCTCAGGTCGAGCCACTGGCGCGGTACATCGGTGCCGAAGCCAGCCTGCTGGCCACCGACTCGGGTGGCCAGTCGTTCGATGAATGCTTCACCCTGCTCTGGTGGCAGTTGAAGGAGCGCTTCGGCGAACACTTCGATATTCCGCTGGGCAGTTTCTCGGTCACCGTCGAATTACGCGGCCAGGGCGACGTCAATCACCCGCTGGCCAGCCTCGATTGCCAGGCGCTGATCGATTATCTGATTCATTTCGGCGCGATTGCCGGTGAACCGGCGCCATTACCGGCACTGCCCTACCCGGCCACCCCGCTGGCTGGCGTCGAACCGGTGGCGACGCCGGTGGGCGGATTGCTGGTGTTCACGGCCCTGCCCGGGGAATACCTGGAAGCCGGGCAACTGATCGCCGAAGTCATCGACCCGATCAATGATCGCATCACCCCTGTTCATTGCTCCGCAGCCGGGCTGATGTACGCCCGTTCGCTGCGGCGCATGGCCACTGCCGGCATGGTGATCGCCCACGTTGCGGGCGCCGAAGCTTATCGCAGCGGCTACCTACTTTCGCCTTGA
- a CDS encoding cold-shock protein has product MSNRQTGTVKWFNDEKGFGFITPQSGDDLFVHFKAIQSDGFKSLKEGQQVSFIATRGQKGMQAEEVQVI; this is encoded by the coding sequence ATGTCTAATCGCCAAACCGGTACCGTTAAGTGGTTCAACGATGAAAAAGGCTTCGGCTTCATCACTCCACAATCCGGTGACGACCTGTTCGTTCACTTCAAAGCTATCCAATCCGACGGCTTCAAAAGCCTGAAAGAAGGCCAACAGGTTTCTTTCATCGCTACCCGCGGTCAGAAAGGCATGCAAGCTGAAGAAGTTCAAGTTATCTAA
- a CDS encoding ABC transporter ATP-binding protein — MYKLTIEGLHKSYGDHQVLKGVSLKAKTGDVISLIGASGSGKSTFLRCINFLEQPDDGTMSLDGQNIRMVKDRHGIHVADADELQRLRTRLAMVFQHFNLWSHMTVLENITMAPRRVLGCSKKEAEDRARRYLDKVGLAARVADQYPAFLSGGQQQRVAIARALAMEPEVMLFDEPTSALDPELVGEVLKVIQGLAEEGRTMIMVTHEMSFARKVSSQVLFLHQGLVEEEGAPEEVLGNPKSERLKQFLSGNLK, encoded by the coding sequence ATGTACAAATTGACCATTGAAGGCCTGCATAAAAGCTATGGCGATCATCAGGTGCTCAAGGGCGTTTCGCTTAAGGCCAAAACCGGCGACGTCATCAGCCTGATCGGCGCCAGCGGCTCGGGCAAAAGCACCTTTTTACGTTGCATCAACTTTCTCGAACAACCCGACGACGGCACCATGAGCCTGGACGGCCAGAACATCCGCATGGTCAAGGATCGCCATGGCATCCACGTGGCCGACGCCGATGAGCTGCAACGGCTGCGCACTCGCCTGGCCATGGTGTTCCAGCACTTCAACCTGTGGAGCCACATGACGGTGCTGGAAAACATCACCATGGCCCCTCGCCGAGTGCTCGGTTGCAGCAAGAAAGAGGCCGAAGACCGTGCCCGACGTTACCTCGACAAGGTTGGCCTGGCGGCACGCGTGGCGGATCAATACCCGGCGTTCCTTTCAGGCGGTCAGCAACAACGGGTAGCCATTGCCCGCGCGCTGGCCATGGAACCGGAAGTCATGCTGTTCGACGAACCGACCTCAGCGCTCGACCCGGAACTGGTGGGCGAAGTGCTCAAGGTGATCCAGGGCTTGGCCGAAGAAGGCCGGACCATGATCATGGTCACCCACGAAATGAGCTTTGCGCGCAAAGTGTCGAGCCAGGTGCTGTTCCTGCATCAGGGGTTAGTGGAGGAAGAAGGTGCGCCGGAAGAGGTGTTGGGCAATCCGAAGAGTGAGCGGTTGAAACAGTTCCTCAGCGGCAACCTGAAATAA
- a CDS encoding MGMT family protein yields the protein MTDSTSETESAAQIRRTALYLTLAQVPEGKVVSYGQLADLAGLGRAARWVGRTLSQLPGDTKLPWHRVLGAGGRISLPVGSPSGDEQRARLRMEGISVLNNRVDIQRHGWRPVEHSG from the coding sequence GTGACCGATTCAACCTCTGAAACCGAAAGCGCGGCGCAAATCCGACGCACGGCACTCTATTTGACCTTGGCGCAAGTACCCGAGGGCAAAGTCGTGAGTTACGGTCAGCTCGCCGATCTGGCCGGACTGGGTCGTGCCGCCCGCTGGGTCGGGCGAACATTGAGCCAACTGCCCGGCGATACCAAATTGCCCTGGCACCGCGTACTGGGTGCCGGTGGTCGGATCAGCCTGCCTGTGGGCAGCCCTTCGGGGGATGAACAACGGGCGCGATTGCGCATGGAAGGCATCAGTGTCCTGAACAATCGTGTTGATATTCAACGCCATGGCTGGCGCCCGGTAGAGCACAGCGGTTAG
- a CDS encoding proline--tRNA ligase codes for MRTSQFLLATQKETPSDAVVISHQLMLRAGMIRKLASGLYTWLPMGLRVMRKVEAIVREEMNAAGSLEVLMPSTQPAELWQESGRWEEYGPELLRFKDRHGRDFCAGPTHEEVITDLMRNELSSYKQLPINLYQIQTKFRDEIRPRFGLMRGREFIMKDAYSFHADQASLQITYDRMHQAYCNVFTRLGLKFRPVEADNGSIGGAGSHEFHVLAESGEDDIVFSNGSDYAANIEKAEAVPRETSRAAPSEELRLVDTPNAKTIAQLVDGFNLPIEKTIKTLVVHAEEQGKLIALIIRGDHELNEIKAANQPGVASPLVMASEAELRDAIGAGAGSLGPLNLPLPIIIDRSVELMSDFGIGANIDDKHYFGVNWERDLPVPTVADLRNVVAGDPSPDGKGTLEIKRGIEVGHIFQLGNKYSKAMKCEVLGDNGKPVTLEMGCYGIGVSRVVAAAIEQNNDQNGIIWSDALAPFQVALVPLRYETEQVRDATDKLYAELTAAGFDVLLDDRDKKTSPGIKFADMELIGIPHRIVVSDRGLADGNLEYKSRTEAEAQALPVADVLSFLQARIRR; via the coding sequence ATGCGCACCAGTCAATTTTTGCTCGCCACACAGAAAGAAACGCCTTCCGATGCGGTCGTCATCAGCCATCAGCTGATGTTGCGCGCCGGCATGATCCGCAAACTCGCCTCGGGCCTGTACACCTGGCTGCCCATGGGCTTGCGAGTGATGCGCAAGGTCGAAGCCATCGTGCGTGAAGAAATGAACGCCGCCGGCTCTCTCGAAGTGTTGATGCCGAGCACCCAACCGGCTGAGCTGTGGCAGGAATCCGGTCGCTGGGAAGAATACGGCCCTGAATTGCTGCGCTTCAAGGATCGCCACGGTCGCGACTTCTGCGCCGGCCCGACCCACGAAGAAGTCATTACCGACCTGATGCGCAATGAGCTGAGCAGCTACAAACAGCTGCCGATCAACCTGTATCAGATCCAGACCAAATTCCGCGACGAAATCCGCCCACGCTTCGGTTTGATGCGCGGCCGTGAGTTCATCATGAAGGATGCCTATTCGTTCCACGCTGACCAGGCATCGCTGCAGATCACCTACGACCGCATGCACCAGGCGTACTGCAACGTGTTCACCCGCCTGGGTCTGAAATTCCGTCCGGTTGAAGCCGACAACGGCTCAATCGGTGGCGCCGGCTCCCACGAATTCCACGTGCTGGCCGAATCCGGCGAAGACGACATCGTCTTCAGCAACGGTTCCGATTACGCCGCGAACATCGAGAAAGCCGAAGCCGTGCCGCGTGAAACCTCCCGCGCCGCGCCAAGCGAAGAGCTGCGCCTGGTCGACACGCCGAACGCCAAAACCATTGCGCAACTGGTCGACGGCTTCAATCTGCCGATCGAAAAGACCATCAAGACGCTGGTGGTGCACGCTGAAGAGCAAGGCAAACTGATTGCCCTGATCATCCGTGGCGACCACGAGCTGAACGAAATCAAGGCCGCCAACCAGCCTGGCGTTGCCAGCCCGCTGGTCATGGCTTCCGAAGCCGAACTGCGCGACGCCATTGGCGCCGGCGCCGGCTCCCTTGGCCCGCTGAACCTGCCACTGCCGATCATCATCGACCGTTCCGTCGAGCTGATGAGCGACTTCGGCATCGGCGCCAACATCGACGATAAGCACTATTTCGGCGTGAACTGGGAGCGTGATCTGCCGGTTCCGACCGTTGCCGACCTGCGCAATGTCGTGGCCGGTGATCCGAGCCCTGACGGCAAAGGCACCCTGGAAATCAAGCGCGGCATCGAAGTCGGGCACATCTTCCAGCTGGGCAACAAATACAGCAAAGCGATGAAGTGCGAAGTGCTGGGCGACAACGGCAAGCCGGTCACCCTCGAAATGGGCTGCTACGGTATTGGCGTGTCTCGCGTGGTGGCTGCCGCCATTGAACAGAACAACGACCAGAACGGGATTATCTGGAGCGACGCTCTGGCTCCGTTCCAGGTTGCCCTGGTTCCGCTGCGCTACGAAACCGAACAGGTTCGCGACGCCACCGACAAGCTCTATGCAGAACTGACTGCCGCGGGCTTCGACGTGCTGCTGGACGACCGCGACAAAAAAACCAGCCCGGGCATCAAGTTCGCGGACATGGAGCTGATCGGCATTCCACACCGGATCGTGGTCAGTGACCGTGGCCTCGCCGACGGCAATCTGGAATACAAGAGCCGCACCGAGGCCGAGGCGCAAGCGCTGCCGGTCGCTGATGTGTTGTCTTTCCTCCAGGCCCGTATCCGCCGCTGA
- a CDS encoding AmpG family muropeptide MFS transporter, whose translation MPRKTWRAALAAYASPSTLVLLLLGFAAGLPYMLVFSTLSVWLREAGVARETIGYASLIGLAYAFKWVWSPLLDQWRLPLLGKLGRRRSWLVLAQALVILGLIGMGFCDPQKHLSWLIAIAVVVAFASATQDIAVDAYRLEIADESRQAALAASYMAGYRVAALLATAGALFFAEGFGSTGFNYKHAAWTGTYVLFGVLMVPALLTTLFMREPPVPLRTQLQAGRYSFVHQLASVFVLIVLLVSVPAMFTQLYNTDFASVLFEGASVLDLLLEDRAFLRAILYITLTGLCLSAMGRRGLAPVLTPVNDFILRYRWQALLLLGLIATYRMSDTVMGVMANVFYIDQGFTKDQIASVSKIFGLIMTLVGAGMGGLLIVRFGILPILFIGGVTSAGTNLLFLMLTDMGANLQMLIVTISLDNFSSGLATSAFVAYLSSLTNLKFSATQYALLSSIMLLLPRLIGGYSGVMVEKFGYHNFFLITALLGVPTLLLIALHWFQENRRAGPTPTPEPVQTQVAEES comes from the coding sequence ATGCCCCGTAAAACCTGGCGCGCCGCGCTCGCCGCCTATGCCAGCCCCTCGACGCTCGTGCTGTTGCTGCTTGGTTTCGCCGCCGGCTTGCCCTATATGCTGGTGTTTTCGACGCTTTCAGTCTGGCTGCGCGAGGCCGGTGTCGCCCGCGAAACCATCGGCTATGCAAGCCTGATCGGCCTGGCCTACGCCTTTAAATGGGTTTGGTCCCCGCTGCTCGACCAATGGCGCCTGCCATTGCTCGGCAAGCTCGGTCGACGACGCTCCTGGCTGGTACTGGCCCAAGCACTGGTGATTCTAGGCCTGATCGGTATGGGATTCTGCGACCCGCAAAAGCACCTGTCCTGGCTGATCGCCATCGCCGTGGTCGTCGCCTTCGCCTCGGCGACGCAAGACATCGCCGTCGACGCCTATCGCCTGGAAATCGCCGACGAAAGCCGTCAGGCCGCGTTGGCAGCCAGCTACATGGCCGGTTATCGGGTCGCGGCCCTGCTGGCGACGGCCGGCGCACTGTTCTTCGCCGAAGGCTTCGGCTCCACCGGTTTCAACTATAAGCATGCGGCGTGGACCGGCACCTACGTGCTGTTCGGCGTCTTGATGGTCCCGGCACTACTGACCACCCTGTTCATGCGCGAACCGCCGGTGCCTCTGCGAACTCAATTGCAGGCCGGACGCTATAGCTTTGTGCACCAATTGGCATCGGTGTTCGTGCTGATCGTGCTGCTGGTGTCCGTACCGGCCATGTTCACCCAGCTCTACAACACTGACTTCGCCAGCGTACTGTTCGAAGGCGCCAGCGTGCTCGACCTGCTGCTCGAAGACCGCGCGTTCCTGCGGGCGATCCTCTATATCACGCTGACCGGCCTGTGCTTGTCGGCCATGGGCCGCCGTGGCCTGGCGCCGGTGCTGACGCCGGTCAACGACTTTATCCTGCGTTATCGCTGGCAAGCCCTGCTGCTGCTCGGGCTGATCGCCACCTATCGGATGTCTGACACGGTCATGGGCGTCATGGCTAACGTGTTTTACATCGACCAGGGATTCACCAAGGATCAGATTGCCAGCGTCAGCAAGATTTTCGGCTTGATCATGACGCTGGTCGGCGCCGGCATGGGCGGCCTGCTGATCGTGCGCTTCGGTATTCTGCCGATCCTGTTCATCGGCGGTGTGACATCGGCCGGCACTAACCTGCTGTTCTTGATGCTCACGGATATGGGGGCCAATCTGCAGATGCTGATTGTCACCATTTCACTGGATAACTTCAGTTCGGGCCTGGCGACTTCGGCATTTGTCGCTTACCTGTCGAGCCTGACCAATCTTAAGTTCTCCGCCACCCAGTACGCCCTGCTCAGCTCGATCATGCTCCTGCTGCCTCGTCTGATCGGCGGTTACTCAGGGGTCATGGTGGAGAAATTCGGTTATCACAACTTCTTCCTGATCACCGCCCTGCTGGGCGTTCCGACCTTGCTGTTGATCGCCTTGCACTGGTTCCAGGAGAACCGCCGCGCCGGTCCGACACCGACACCGGAACCGGTTCAGACCCAGGTCGCGGAAGAATCGTAG